One stretch of Nocardioides perillae DNA includes these proteins:
- a CDS encoding NAD-dependent epimerase/dehydratase family protein — protein MGRVVLVTGVSRDLGRRFARRAADDPSVDRVIGVDVVPPRGDIGGVSFVRADIRNPVIAKVVAKERVDTVVHMSVISTPGTSGGRGTMKELNVIGTMQLLAACQQAPDLRQLVVKSTTTIYGASSRDPAMFTEEMDPRRTPRSGYAKDAAEVESYVRGFARRRPDVAVTTLRCANVVGPDVASPIAAYFRLPVVPRVVGFDPRLQFLHERDLLDALGHAARTGVRGTFNVAGDGVLVLSQALRRLRKPTVPVPGAALRSFGSLVRQAGVKDFSPELRDLLTYGRGVDTTRMRTVLGFTPTFTTAEAFADFAGRVPSVLAPAVDASDRALAGLTRRLEDTRG, from the coding sequence GTGGGGAGGGTCGTCCTGGTCACCGGGGTCTCCCGGGACCTCGGACGGCGCTTCGCGCGCCGGGCCGCGGACGACCCCTCCGTCGACCGCGTGATCGGCGTCGACGTGGTGCCGCCGCGCGGCGACATCGGCGGCGTCTCCTTCGTGCGCGCCGACATCCGCAACCCGGTGATCGCCAAGGTGGTCGCCAAGGAGCGGGTCGACACCGTGGTGCACATGAGCGTCATCTCGACGCCGGGCACCAGCGGCGGGCGCGGCACGATGAAGGAGCTCAACGTCATCGGGACGATGCAGCTGCTCGCGGCCTGCCAGCAGGCGCCCGACCTGCGCCAGCTCGTGGTCAAGTCGACCACCACGATCTACGGCGCCAGCAGTCGCGACCCCGCGATGTTCACCGAGGAGATGGACCCGCGGCGCACCCCGCGCTCCGGCTACGCCAAGGACGCCGCCGAGGTGGAGTCCTACGTGCGCGGCTTCGCCCGCCGCCGGCCCGACGTCGCGGTGACGACGCTGCGCTGCGCCAACGTGGTCGGCCCCGACGTCGCCAGCCCGATCGCGGCCTACTTCCGCCTGCCGGTCGTCCCCCGCGTGGTCGGCTTCGACCCGCGGCTGCAGTTCCTCCACGAGCGCGACCTGCTCGACGCGCTGGGCCACGCCGCCCGCACCGGCGTGCGCGGCACCTTCAACGTCGCCGGCGACGGGGTGCTCGTGCTGAGCCAGGCCCTGCGCCGCCTGCGCAAGCCGACGGTGCCGGTGCCGGGCGCCGCGCTGCGCAGCTTCGGCTCCCTGGTGCGGCAGGCGGGTGTCAAGGACTTCTCGCCCGAGCTGCGCGACCTGCTCACCTACGGCCGCGGCGTCGACACCACCCGCATGCGCACCGTGCTGGGCTTCACCCCGACGTTCACGACCGCCGAGGCGTTCGCCGACTTCGCGGGCCGGGTCCCCTCGGTGCTCGCGCCGGCGGTCGACGCCTCCGACCGCGCCCTCGCCGGCCTGACCCGTCGACTGGAGGACACCCGTGGGTGA
- a CDS encoding 30S ribosomal protein bS22 translates to MGSVIKKRRKRMAKKKHRKLLKKTRVQRRKLGK, encoded by the coding sequence GTGGGTTCTGTCATCAAGAAGCGGCGCAAGCGCATGGCCAAGAAGAAGCACCGCAAGCTCCTGAAGAAGACGCGGGTGCAGCGCCGCAAGCTCGGCAAGTAA
- a CDS encoding helix-turn-helix domain-containing protein: MAASTSGDSPDKKFLTVAEVAQMMRVSKMTVYRLVHNGELPALRVGRSFRVTEQDVDAYLQKSFFDAG, from the coding sequence ATGGCTGCGAGCACGTCCGGGGACAGCCCCGACAAGAAGTTCCTCACCGTCGCAGAGGTCGCGCAGATGATGCGCGTCTCGAAGATGACGGTCTACCGCCTCGTGCACAACGGGGAGCTCCCCGCGCTGCGCGTGGGTCGCTCCTTCCGGGTCACCGAGCAGGACGTCGACGCCTACCTGCAGAAGAGCTTCTTCGACGCCGGCTGA
- a CDS encoding DUF5667 domain-containing protein, protein MSSAFARRRADRFDALVGDPTATADDARTAELLELVGALRSVPAPAPRADFSAALREQLMAEADTVLLPRDRSVDARLTLPAARPQRTRRDRRLAVAAGTLAVVGATTSMAMAAQTALPGDALYPVKRALEDARTGVSVGEGAKGSTLLASASGRLDELAELARRDTAESSAAVPVTLEAFTAQAAEAAALLVESYEESGEAEAIATLRDFTAQSMAELAALEQVLPASARDALREAAQLLAEIDATAAALCPTCGGSGVTEVPLSLLGAVDGQFRDLMAPVRATDATRGRTAPQAPGRGRGRGGSGPAAAQPTPEVPEREVSGPGSVFAPPSSGGSTGGTSGGGDPTLGGLLPGGSTGVSGGGAGPLLEPLDPVLEPLAPITDPVTGLVEDTLGGLGDATSGGSGR, encoded by the coding sequence ATGAGCTCCGCGTTCGCACGCCGACGCGCCGACCGGTTCGACGCCCTGGTCGGCGACCCGACCGCCACGGCCGACGACGCGCGCACCGCCGAGCTGCTCGAGCTGGTGGGGGCGCTGCGCTCCGTGCCCGCCCCGGCGCCGCGGGCCGACTTCTCCGCCGCGCTGCGCGAGCAGCTGATGGCCGAGGCCGACACCGTGCTGCTGCCGCGCGACCGCTCGGTCGACGCCCGCCTCACCCTGCCCGCCGCCCGCCCGCAGCGCACCCGGCGCGACCGTCGCCTGGCGGTCGCCGCCGGCACGCTCGCCGTCGTCGGCGCCACCACCTCGATGGCGATGGCGGCGCAGACCGCCTTGCCGGGCGACGCGCTCTACCCCGTCAAGCGCGCCCTCGAGGACGCCCGCACCGGCGTCTCCGTCGGCGAGGGCGCCAAGGGCTCCACCCTGCTCGCCTCGGCCTCGGGTCGCCTCGACGAGCTCGCCGAGCTCGCCCGTCGCGACACCGCCGAGAGCAGCGCCGCCGTCCCGGTCACCCTGGAGGCCTTCACCGCCCAGGCGGCCGAGGCCGCCGCCCTGCTCGTCGAGTCCTACGAGGAGTCCGGCGAGGCCGAGGCGATCGCCACGCTGCGCGACTTCACCGCCCAGAGCATGGCCGAGCTCGCCGCGCTCGAGCAGGTGCTGCCCGCCTCCGCCCGCGACGCCCTCCGCGAGGCCGCGCAGCTGCTGGCCGAGATCGACGCCACCGCCGCCGCCCTCTGCCCGACCTGCGGCGGCAGCGGCGTCACCGAGGTGCCGCTCTCGCTGCTCGGCGCGGTCGACGGCCAGTTCCGCGACCTGATGGCCCCGGTCCGCGCCACCGACGCCACCCGCGGCCGCACCGCCCCCCAGGCCCCCGGTCGCGGTCGTGGTCGCGGCGGGTCGGGGCCGGCGGCCGCCCAGCCGACCCCCGAGGTGCCCGAGCGCGAGGTGTCCGGCCCCGGCTCCGTCTTCGCACCGCCCTCCTCGGGCGGCAGCACCGGCGGCACCAGCGGTGGTGGTGACCCCACCCTCGGCGGCCTGCTGCCGGGCGGTTCCACCGGTGTCTCCGGTGGTGGCGCCGGCCCGCTCCTCGAGCCCCTCGACCCCGTCCTCGAGCCGCTCGCGCCGATCACCGACCCCGTCACCGGCCTGGTCGAGGACACCCTCGGCGGTCTCGGCGACGCCACGTCGGGCGGCTCCGGCCGCTGA
- the proC gene encoding pyrroline-5-carboxylate reductase yields MTDPAPSGPPLTSPPDHPVTAVLGGGVMGETVLAGLLRSGRPPEAVVVSEKDPDRARDLEERHGVRALRATDAVRGAATVVLVVKPQDLEALLVEVAPAMAPGQVVVSLAAGVGTAWLEQRVPEGVAVVRVMPNTPATVDQGMAVVSGGASAGEAHLAEAESLMRGTGRVVRVPESQQDAATALSGSGPAYVFLVVEAMVEAGVRLGLPRPTATELAVQTVLGAATMVHETGTHPALLREQVTSPGGTTAAALAVLEQHGLRAAFLDALAAARDRSRELAGG; encoded by the coding sequence GTGACCGACCCCGCCCCGTCCGGACCCCCGCTGACCTCGCCTCCCGACCACCCCGTCACCGCCGTCCTCGGCGGCGGCGTGATGGGCGAGACGGTCCTCGCCGGCCTGCTGCGCTCCGGCCGGCCGCCCGAGGCCGTGGTCGTGTCGGAGAAGGACCCCGACCGCGCCCGCGACCTCGAGGAGCGCCACGGCGTGCGCGCCCTGCGCGCGACCGACGCCGTGCGCGGGGCGGCGACCGTCGTGCTGGTGGTCAAGCCGCAGGACCTCGAGGCGCTGCTGGTCGAGGTCGCCCCGGCGATGGCCCCGGGCCAGGTCGTCGTCTCGCTCGCCGCCGGCGTGGGCACGGCGTGGCTCGAGCAGCGCGTGCCCGAGGGCGTGGCGGTCGTGCGCGTCATGCCGAACACCCCGGCCACCGTCGACCAGGGGATGGCGGTCGTGTCGGGCGGTGCCAGCGCGGGCGAGGCCCACCTCGCCGAGGCCGAGTCGCTCATGCGCGGCACCGGCCGCGTGGTTCGCGTGCCGGAGTCGCAGCAGGACGCCGCCACCGCGCTCTCGGGCTCCGGCCCGGCCTACGTCTTCCTGGTCGTCGAGGCGATGGTCGAGGCGGGTGTGCGCCTCGGCCTGCCGCGCCCGACCGCCACCGAGCTGGCGGTGCAGACGGTGCTCGGTGCCGCCACGATGGTGCACGAGACGGGGACGCACCCGGCGCTCCTGCGCGAGCAGGTGACCTCCCCGGGCGGCACGACCGCGGCCGCCCTCGCGGTGCTGGAGCAGCACGGCCTGCGGGCGGCCTTCCTCGACGCGCTGGCCGCCGCGCGCGACCGCAGCCGCGAGCTCGCCGGGGGCTGA
- a CDS encoding 1-acyl-sn-glycerol-3-phosphate acyltransferase: protein MGDAEIIPIGTRGRPGRGSGQRRPSSAARGLAGGRPAPRGDDPAGTDASDATDAVDAVDDAAPDPASAPDPAPDVVGHETPATPPEAEDDPSPRDAPAPVLSTLPPAGGGAGSTAYAGRAPATTVPRHGIPAGDWLAAVQHAAREVFGPQWEPQLARMLAVARHRLTGDYTVDEYGFDAEVTEHFLHAVLRPIAQKWFRIEVRGVENIPAEGGALVVSNHSGTIPVDGLMTMVSTHDATGRFLRPLGADLVFRLPVVSTLARRSGATLACAEDAERMLRGGELVGVWPEGFKGIGKPYSERYKLQRFGRGGFVSAAIRTGVPIIPLSVVGAEEIYPLVGNVPSLARLLGMPYVPITPLFPWLGPLGLVPLPSKWIIEFGEPIRTDAYDEGAGEDPMLVFNVTDQVRETIQQTLYRLLVERGSVFG, encoded by the coding sequence GTGGGTGACGCCGAGATCATCCCGATCGGCACCCGAGGCCGTCCCGGCCGCGGCAGCGGCCAGCGCCGGCCCTCCTCGGCCGCCCGCGGCCTCGCCGGCGGTCGCCCGGCGCCTCGCGGCGACGACCCGGCCGGCACCGACGCGTCCGACGCGACGGACGCGGTGGACGCCGTCGACGACGCGGCGCCCGACCCGGCGTCCGCGCCCGATCCGGCGCCCGACGTGGTGGGGCACGAGACCCCGGCCACCCCGCCCGAGGCCGAGGACGACCCGTCGCCGCGCGACGCGCCGGCCCCGGTGCTCTCCACCCTCCCGCCGGCCGGCGGCGGCGCGGGCAGCACGGCGTACGCCGGTCGCGCGCCCGCCACGACCGTCCCGCGCCACGGCATCCCCGCCGGCGACTGGCTCGCCGCGGTGCAGCACGCCGCGCGCGAGGTCTTCGGCCCGCAGTGGGAGCCGCAGCTGGCCCGCATGCTCGCGGTGGCGCGCCACCGGCTGACGGGCGACTACACCGTCGACGAGTACGGCTTCGACGCCGAGGTCACCGAGCACTTCCTGCACGCCGTGCTGCGCCCGATCGCGCAGAAGTGGTTCCGCATCGAGGTGCGCGGGGTGGAGAACATCCCCGCCGAGGGGGGCGCGCTGGTGGTCTCGAACCACTCGGGCACCATCCCCGTCGACGGCCTCATGACCATGGTGTCCACGCACGACGCGACCGGTCGGTTCCTGCGCCCGCTCGGCGCCGACCTGGTCTTCCGCCTCCCGGTCGTCAGCACGCTCGCGCGGCGCAGCGGGGCGACGCTCGCGTGCGCCGAGGACGCCGAGCGCATGCTGCGCGGCGGCGAGCTCGTCGGTGTGTGGCCCGAGGGGTTCAAGGGCATCGGCAAGCCCTACTCCGAGCGCTACAAGCTGCAGCGCTTCGGCCGCGGCGGCTTCGTCTCCGCCGCGATCCGCACCGGCGTGCCGATCATCCCGCTCTCGGTGGTCGGCGCGGAAGAGATCTACCCGCTGGTGGGCAACGTGCCGTCGCTGGCCCGCCTGCTCGGCATGCCCTACGTGCCGATCACACCGCTCTTCCCCTGGCTCGGCCCGCTCGGGCTGGTGCCGCTGCCCTCGAAGTGGATCATCGAGTTCGGCGAGCCCATCCGCACCGACGCCTACGACGAGGGCGCGGGCGAGGACCCGATGCTGGTCTTCAACGTGACCGACCAGGTGCGCGAGACGATCCAGCAGACGCTCTACCGGCTCCTGGTCGAGCGCGGCTCCGTCTTCGGCTGA
- a CDS encoding acetoin utilization protein AcuC: MPVEEGSGTAGHVRCPGPASVVFDPSLTDYDFGPSHPMSPVRVDLTMRLADELGVLGPRLRQVAAPVADEDLLATVHDPALIEAVGRVGADPRLADLERGLGTDDNPVFRGMHHGAAHVVGATVEACRSVWEGEALHSANITGGLHHAMPDRASGFCVYNDVAVGIRWLLAHGAERVAYVDVDVHHGDGVERIFWDDPRVLTISLHETGQVLFPGTGFPDDLGGPDAQGSAVNVALPPGTSDAGWLRAFHAVVPPLLREFAPDVLVTQHGCDSHIEDPLAHMMLTVDGQRATYLALHDLAHEVAGGRWVVTGGGGYALVDVVPRAWSHLLAVVAGVPVDPATPTPEAWRDHVRTSLGRVAPMRMTDGRTVRWRDWSEGYDPDTWLDRAVHATRQAAFPLHGLDPLTGLW; encoded by the coding sequence ATGCCCGTCGAGGAGGGCTCCGGCACCGCGGGGCACGTCAGGTGCCCCGGCCCGGCCTCCGTGGTCTTCGACCCGAGCCTGACCGACTACGACTTCGGCCCGTCCCACCCGATGTCGCCGGTGCGGGTCGACCTCACGATGCGCCTCGCCGACGAGCTCGGGGTGCTCGGCCCGCGGTTGCGGCAGGTCGCCGCCCCGGTCGCCGACGAGGACCTCCTCGCCACGGTGCACGACCCCGCGCTCATCGAGGCCGTCGGCCGGGTCGGCGCCGACCCGCGTCTGGCCGACCTGGAGCGGGGGCTCGGCACCGACGACAACCCGGTGTTCCGGGGGATGCACCACGGGGCCGCCCACGTCGTCGGCGCCACCGTCGAGGCGTGCCGCTCCGTGTGGGAGGGCGAGGCCCTGCACAGCGCCAACATCACCGGCGGGCTGCACCACGCCATGCCCGACCGGGCCAGCGGCTTCTGCGTCTACAACGACGTCGCGGTCGGCATCCGCTGGCTGCTGGCGCACGGGGCGGAGCGGGTCGCCTACGTCGACGTCGACGTCCACCACGGCGACGGGGTCGAGCGGATCTTCTGGGACGACCCCCGGGTGCTGACGATCAGCCTGCACGAGACCGGGCAGGTGCTCTTCCCGGGCACCGGCTTCCCGGACGACCTCGGCGGTCCCGACGCGCAGGGGTCCGCGGTCAACGTCGCGCTGCCGCCCGGCACCTCGGACGCCGGGTGGCTGCGCGCGTTCCACGCCGTCGTGCCACCGCTGCTGCGCGAGTTCGCCCCCGACGTGCTCGTCACCCAGCACGGCTGCGACTCCCACATCGAGGACCCGCTGGCCCACATGATGCTGACCGTCGACGGCCAGCGCGCGACCTACCTCGCGCTGCACGACCTCGCCCACGAGGTGGCGGGCGGTCGCTGGGTGGTGACGGGCGGGGGCGGCTACGCGCTGGTCGACGTGGTGCCGCGGGCCTGGAGCCACCTGCTCGCGGTCGTCGCGGGCGTGCCCGTCGACCCCGCGACGCCCACCCCCGAGGCGTGGCGCGACCACGTGCGCACCTCGCTGGGCCGGGTGGCGCCGATGCGCATGACCGACGGGCGCACGGTGCGGTGGCGTGACTGGTCGGAGGGCTACGACCCCGACACCTGGCTCGACCGCGCGGTGCACGCCACCCGCCAGGCCGCCTTCCCGCTGCACGGGCTCGACCCGCTCACCGGGCTCTGGTGA
- a CDS encoding Ppx/GppA phosphatase family protein: protein MRLGVLDIGSNTGHLLVVDAHAGAAPLPAFSHKQPLRLAEHLDATGAVTLEGLEALTAFTAEALVVAEDRGCEETLSFATSAVRDAVNSEAVLDHVAAATGERIAVLSGEDEARLTFLAVRRWFGWSAGRLAVFDIGGGSLEIAGGTDEAPDVAWSLPLGAARLTREWFGADAGPGLRADPDAVRGLRRHLRAEVARDAGHLLRPGAPDRAAATSKTFRSLARICGAPASGEGALLRRELPADVLRERLPELLAMDHAALAELPGVSANRAHQIVAGALVAEAVLDVFDLSALEICPWALREGVILERLDRFGFLG from the coding sequence ATGCGCCTGGGCGTCCTCGACATCGGCTCCAACACCGGCCACCTGCTGGTGGTCGACGCGCACGCGGGCGCGGCGCCGCTCCCGGCCTTCTCCCACAAGCAGCCGCTGCGCCTCGCCGAGCACCTCGACGCGACCGGTGCCGTCACGCTCGAGGGCCTCGAGGCGCTCACCGCCTTCACGGCCGAGGCGCTCGTCGTCGCCGAGGACCGCGGCTGCGAGGAGACGCTGTCCTTCGCCACCTCCGCGGTGCGCGACGCCGTCAACTCCGAGGCGGTGCTCGACCACGTCGCCGCCGCCACCGGCGAGCGCATCGCGGTGCTGTCGGGCGAGGACGAGGCCCGCCTGACCTTCCTGGCCGTACGCCGGTGGTTCGGGTGGTCGGCCGGCCGCCTGGCGGTCTTCGACATCGGCGGCGGCAGCCTCGAGATCGCGGGCGGCACCGACGAGGCCCCCGACGTCGCCTGGTCGTTGCCGCTCGGTGCGGCCCGGCTCACCCGGGAGTGGTTCGGCGCCGACGCGGGCCCCGGGCTGCGCGCCGACCCCGACGCCGTGCGGGGGCTGCGGCGCCACCTGCGGGCGGAGGTCGCCCGCGACGCCGGCCACCTGCTGCGCCCCGGCGCGCCCGACCGCGCCGCGGCCACCTCCAAGACCTTCCGCTCGCTGGCCCGCATCTGCGGTGCGCCGGCGTCGGGCGAGGGTGCGCTGCTGCGCCGCGAGCTGCCGGCCGACGTGCTGCGCGAGCGGCTGCCCGAGCTGCTGGCCATGGACCACGCGGCGCTGGCCGAGCTGCCCGGCGTCTCCGCCAACCGTGCCCACCAGATCGTCGCCGGCGCGCTGGTGGCCGAGGCGGTGCTCGACGTCTTCGACCTGTCCGCGCTCGAGATCTGCCCCTGGGCGCTGCGCGAGGGCGTCATCCTCGAGCGCCTCGACCGCTTCGGCTTCCTGGGCTGA
- a CDS encoding class I SAM-dependent methyltransferase codes for MPSPNIWHHTATYELENRAFDPDGLVEQAMAAVHDWSGQHVLDLGCGTGFHLPRFAARAARVTGVEPHADLLAFAARRTRSTPGVTTLAGTAQSVPLPDASVDVLHARWAYFFGPGCEPGLAEVARVLRRGGTAFVVDNDGTRSTFGGWFRRGYPEVDPDDVQRFWTGRGWGRVPVLTRWRFEHRADLEAVVRIELPTALAEEVLAEHDGLEVEYAVDVWWKRH; via the coding sequence GTGCCGAGCCCCAACATCTGGCACCACACCGCGACCTACGAGCTCGAGAACCGCGCCTTCGACCCCGACGGGCTGGTCGAGCAGGCGATGGCCGCCGTCCACGACTGGTCGGGCCAGCACGTGCTCGACCTCGGCTGCGGCACCGGCTTCCACCTGCCCCGCTTCGCCGCGCGCGCGGCCCGGGTGACCGGCGTCGAGCCCCACGCCGACCTGCTCGCCTTCGCCGCCCGGCGTACCCGCAGCACCCCCGGGGTGACCACGCTGGCGGGCACGGCGCAGTCGGTCCCGCTGCCCGACGCCTCGGTCGACGTGCTCCACGCCCGGTGGGCCTACTTCTTCGGGCCCGGCTGCGAGCCCGGCCTCGCCGAGGTCGCGCGGGTGCTGCGGCGCGGCGGCACGGCCTTCGTCGTCGACAACGACGGCACCCGCTCCACCTTCGGCGGCTGGTTCCGCCGCGGCTACCCCGAGGTCGACCCCGACGACGTCCAGCGCTTCTGGACCGGGCGGGGCTGGGGCCGGGTCCCGGTGCTGACGCGCTGGCGCTTCGAGCACCGCGCCGACCTCGAGGCCGTCGTGCGCATCGAGCTGCCGACGGCCCTCGCCGAGGAGGTGCTCGCCGAGCACGACGGGCTCGAGGTCGAGTACGCCGTCGACGTCTGGTGGAAGCGGCACTGA
- a CDS encoding sugar phosphate isomerase/epimerase, with protein sequence MPDGSSRGGPLVGLSTSSVYPESTAHAFAWAAELGYDAVEVMVGVDGLSQQTAAVRQLAEHHGVPVCAVHAPCLLFTQRVWGTDPWGKLERSAEMAHEVGADVVVVHPPFRWQKDYAAGFVDGIAALEASTGLAFAVENMYPWRARNRRGVEMYLPGWDPSEEPYAHTTVDLSHAAIAGSDPIAMCERLGDRLRHLHLTDGRGSAKDEHLVPGRGTTGAAELLRRLAARGFTGHVVLEINTRKATTREEREADLRESLDFARRHLGGP encoded by the coding sequence GTGCCTGACGGCTCCTCCCGGGGCGGCCCCCTGGTCGGCCTGTCCACCTCCTCGGTCTACCCCGAGTCGACCGCGCACGCCTTCGCATGGGCGGCCGAGCTCGGCTACGACGCCGTCGAGGTGATGGTCGGCGTCGACGGCCTCTCGCAGCAGACCGCCGCCGTGCGCCAGCTCGCCGAGCACCACGGCGTGCCGGTCTGCGCGGTGCACGCGCCGTGCCTGCTCTTCACCCAGCGGGTCTGGGGCACCGACCCGTGGGGCAAGCTCGAGCGCTCCGCCGAGATGGCCCACGAGGTGGGCGCCGACGTGGTCGTCGTGCACCCGCCGTTCCGCTGGCAGAAGGACTACGCCGCCGGCTTCGTCGACGGCATCGCGGCGCTCGAGGCCTCGACGGGGCTCGCCTTCGCCGTGGAGAACATGTACCCCTGGCGTGCCCGCAACCGCAGGGGCGTCGAGATGTACCTGCCGGGCTGGGACCCCTCGGAGGAGCCCTACGCCCACACGACCGTCGACCTCTCCCACGCCGCCATTGCCGGCAGCGACCCGATCGCCATGTGCGAGCGCCTCGGCGACCGGCTGCGCCACCTGCACCTCACCGACGGGCGCGGGTCGGCCAAGGACGAGCACCTCGTGCCCGGGCGCGGCACCACCGGCGCCGCCGAGCTGCTGCGGCGCCTGGCCGCGCGCGGCTTCACCGGCCACGTCGTCCTCGAGATCAACACGCGCAAGGCCACCACGCGCGAGGAGCGCGAGGCCGACCTGCGGGAGTCGCTCGACTTCGCCCGACGCCACCTCGGGGGACCGTAG
- a CDS encoding VOC family protein, whose translation MRLDHLSFAAGPDGLAATASRLGGLLGREFVPGGAHPRFGTRNMTLALGGGCYLEVVEVLDHPASDKAPFGQAVRARSALGGGWLGWVVAVDDITAVEQRLGRDAVKGNRHRPDGTELLWKQIGVNGLIADPQLPFFVQWESPAELHPAHDAPEDLSLACLEIAGDPQRVSEWLGESVEAPLEDVKVEWVAPHGTPGIIAAQFQTPHGLVRL comes from the coding sequence ATGCGCCTGGACCACCTCAGCTTCGCGGCCGGCCCCGACGGCCTGGCGGCCACCGCCTCGCGCCTCGGCGGGCTCCTCGGCCGCGAGTTCGTCCCGGGCGGTGCCCACCCCCGCTTCGGCACGCGCAACATGACGCTCGCCCTCGGCGGCGGCTGCTACCTCGAGGTCGTCGAGGTGCTCGACCACCCGGCCTCCGACAAGGCGCCCTTCGGCCAGGCCGTGCGCGCCCGCTCCGCCCTGGGCGGCGGGTGGCTCGGCTGGGTCGTCGCCGTCGACGACATCACCGCGGTCGAGCAGCGGCTCGGGCGCGACGCGGTCAAGGGCAACCGGCACCGCCCCGACGGCACCGAGCTGCTGTGGAAGCAGATCGGCGTCAACGGCCTGATCGCCGACCCGCAGCTGCCGTTCTTCGTGCAGTGGGAGAGCCCGGCCGAGCTGCACCCGGCCCACGACGCCCCCGAGGACCTGAGCCTCGCCTGCCTCGAGATCGCCGGCGACCCGCAGCGGGTCAGCGAGTGGCTCGGCGAGAGCGTCGAGGCCCCGCTGGAGGACGTCAAGGTCGAGTGGGTCGCCCCCCACGGCACCCCCGGCATCATCGCCGCGCAGTTCCAGACCCCGCACGGCCTCGTGCGGCTCTGA
- a CDS encoding LacI family DNA-binding transcriptional regulator, whose protein sequence is MVRRPSRPGGPDDASGAHDDAGPGGPAGPAGPTGPGTPSAPAPSVPSTPSGPSSTPPTLADVAELAGVSRQTVSNALNNPDLLRADTLERVRAAVTQLGYSPNRAARSLRTRSSRLVGMRFAPVPEGTANATMDRFVHSLVEECREVGHHVLLFPGDPEDPVAGYDELLRSTAVDAFVATDTWLGNPQAAWLEAQGAPFVAFGRPWDNPAARHPWVDVDGAAGTRLATDHLLDRGHERIAWIGWRKDNFIGEDRRSGWADALHDRGLSTSGLASRVEDLVPSGREASAVLLDEAAPTAFVCASDTLAMGVLHTLADRGLAAGRDVAVVGFDDSQVAQVVPGGLSSVRQPLEQVAVEVVRALAERLVAPRPTATGVLLTPTLTVRGSS, encoded by the coding sequence ATGGTGCGCAGGCCGTCCCGCCCCGGCGGGCCCGACGACGCCTCCGGCGCGCACGACGACGCGGGCCCCGGTGGCCCCGCCGGCCCGGCGGGGCCGACCGGACCCGGCACGCCCTCCGCCCCCGCTCCGTCGGTCCCCTCCACCCCGTCCGGCCCCTCGAGCACCCCGCCCACCCTCGCCGACGTGGCCGAGCTGGCGGGGGTGTCGCGCCAGACGGTCTCCAACGCGCTCAACAACCCCGACCTGCTGCGGGCCGACACCCTCGAGCGGGTGCGTGCCGCCGTCACGCAGCTCGGCTACTCGCCCAACCGCGCGGCCCGCAGCCTGCGCACCCGCAGCAGCCGGCTGGTCGGCATGCGCTTCGCCCCGGTGCCCGAGGGCACGGCCAACGCGACGATGGACCGCTTCGTGCACTCCCTCGTCGAGGAGTGCCGCGAGGTCGGCCACCACGTGCTGCTCTTCCCCGGCGACCCGGAGGACCCGGTCGCGGGCTACGACGAGTTGCTGCGCTCGACCGCGGTCGACGCGTTCGTCGCGACCGACACCTGGTTGGGCAACCCCCAGGCGGCCTGGCTCGAGGCGCAGGGCGCGCCGTTCGTCGCCTTCGGCCGGCCCTGGGACAACCCGGCGGCGCGCCACCCGTGGGTCGACGTCGACGGCGCCGCGGGCACCCGCCTCGCCACCGACCACCTCCTCGATCGCGGGCACGAGCGCATCGCCTGGATCGGCTGGCGCAAGGACAACTTCATCGGCGAGGACCGCCGCTCCGGCTGGGCCGACGCCCTGCACGACCGCGGCCTGTCGACCTCCGGCCTGGCCAGCCGCGTCGAGGACCTCGTGCCGAGCGGTCGCGAGGCCTCCGCGGTGCTGCTCGACGAGGCCGCTCCCACCGCCTTCGTCTGCGCCTCCGACACGCTCGCCATGGGGGTGCTGCACACCCTCGCCGACCGCGGGCTGGCCGCCGGTCGCGACGTCGCCGTGGTGGGCTTCGACGACTCCCAGGTCGCCCAGGTGGTGCCGGGCGGGCTCAGCTCGGTGCGCCAGCCCCTCGAGCAGGTCGCGGTCGAGGTCGTGCGGGCGCTCGCCGAGCGCCTGGTCGCGCCTCGCCCGACCGCGACCGGGGTGCTGCTCACGCCCACGTTGACGGTGCGCGGGTCCTCCTGA